Proteins from a genomic interval of Rattus norvegicus strain BN/NHsdMcwi chromosome 2, GRCr8, whole genome shotgun sequence:
- the Krt18l1 gene encoding keratin, type I cytoskeletal 18-like, which translates to MSFTTCSTTFSTNYRSLGSVRTPSQRVRPASSAASVYAGAGGSGSRISVSRSVWGGSVGSAGLAGMGGVQTEKETMQDLNDRLESYLDKVKNLETENRRLESKIREYLEKRGPQGVRDWGHYFKTIEDLRAQIFANSVDNARTDLQIDNARLAADDFRVKYETELAMGQSVESDIHGLRKVVDDTNITRLQLETEIKALKEELLFMKKNHEEEVQGLEAQIASSGLTVEVDAPKSQDLSKIMADIRA; encoded by the coding sequence ATGAGCTTCACCACCTGCTCCACCACCTTCTCTACCAACTACCGGTCCCTGGGCTCTGTGAGGACTCCCAGCCAGCGGGTCCGGCCTGCCAGCAGCGCCGCCAGCGTCTATGCAGGTGCTGGGGGCTCAGGGTCCCGGATATCCGTGTCCCGCTCTGTCTGGGGTGGTTCCGTGGGGTCCGCAGGCCTGGCGGGAATGGGTGGGGTCCAGACTGAGAAGGAGACCATGCAAGACCTGAACGACCGCCTGGAGAGCTACCTAGACAAGGTGAAGAACCTGgaaactgagaacaggagactAGAGAGCAAAATCCGGGAATATCTGGAGAAAAGGGGTCCCCAGGGCGTCAGAGACTGGGGCCACTACTTCAAGACCATCGAAGATCTGAGAGCTCAGATCTTTGCGAATTCTGTGGACAATGCCCGCACCGACCTGCAGATCGACAATGCCCGTCTTGCCGCTGATGACTTTAGAGTCAAGTATGAGACAGAATTGGCCATGGGCCAGTCTGTGGAGAGTGACATTCATGGACTCCGCAAGGTGGTGGATGACACCAACATCACAAGGTTGCAGCTGGAGACAGAAATCAAAGCGCTCAAGGAGGAGCTGCTGTTCATGAAGAAGAATCATGAGGAGGAAGTCCAAGGCCTGGAAGCTCAGATTGCCAGTTCTGGGTTGACTGTGGAAGTGGATGCTCCCAAATCTCAGGACCTCAGCAAGATCATGGCGGACATCCGCGCCTAG